CCACCGTAAGACCGCTTCGCACCTCCACGAAGGTCTGGGCCCGCGCGCCGCCACCCGCCAACAACGTGCCGGCCACGCCCAGCGCCAGCGCGAGACCGGTGCGGGGCACCCGGACGCTCACTGGCGGGGGCCCGAGACCCTGACGAGGGGCACTCCGTCGCTGGCTACGATCTCCATGTCATCGGCCCACGGAGGAGGGGCCTCCCGCCCCCTCAGGATGCCGCGCAGGCGACCCGTGTCGGGGTCCATGACCAGCGACGCCCGGCGACTCCCCGACCTCTCGACGGTGACGGAGCCGTCCGGGCCCGAGAGGCGGACATGATCCAGTCCTTCAGGACCGCCCCAGCGGTCATCATAGGGAATCGCGAAGGCGAACTGTCCCCCCCCGTACTCCAATTCGTCCGGAGTGAAGGGGAAGGAGAACAGGGGCCGGCCGGCCGCGTCGAACCCCTCCAGGCGATACGGGCCCTCCCGGGCCGGCAGCTTCGGGGGCGCGTCGAGGACGAAGGCGGGCTCCAGCAGAAGATCCGGGGTGCCGGCATTCCCCCAGAGGAGCAGCGTCGGCTCAGGATCGACGCTCCGCAGGACCAGCGACTCGTGCTCCCGCCGGAACTCCATGGCCTTGATGAAATGATAGTCGCTGATCCAGCTCGGATCGCAGTACGTCATCAGGTCCCAATACTCGGCGGGATCGACCATCTGCGTGTTCCCGCCCCGGGTCTCGTATCCGAAGACTCCGATGGAGCCGTCCTCGTACGGGAAGTCCGGATCGGGGTTCACGGCGAGGCCGCAGGGAGCGTGTCGGAGCCCCATGTTGTGCCCCAGTTCGTGGGCAAACGTGTCGACATCAGGTATTCCGACTCCGATCGGCAGCCCAATGTAGCCCAACCCCTTGAGGGGAGCGTTCGGAGGGGCTGCGACGGCAGCGTAGTAATAGTCCGACCGTCGCTCCGTGAGCCGGAGCACGCTGATCTCGCGCAGAAGCCCCAGCCAGCCTGCCACCGTTCCGAGGTCCGCTGTCGTGCGGTAGGGCTCGTTCACGGTCAGTTCCAGTTCGCCGATGGGGAGTATGGAACGCACGAACTCCATCCCGGGGCTTGTCTCCGTAATCCCTTCCACCCAGGTCAGAATCGCCTCCGAATCCGCGGAGTGCACCACCGGCACCACCGTCAGCTCCATTGGGGGCACCGTCAGCACGTCCAGCCTCAGTCGTCCTTCGGCGGGCACGCGCCGGTCGCTTCCCGAAACCGCCGGCACGGCGCCGTCCGGATCCAGTTCCACTACCAGTTCAACGCGGGGTTGCACCACCAGCCCCGGCACGACCACGTTGAACGACCGGTCGAGTCGCCCCTCCTCGGGCTCCGTCGGGATCCGGTCCACCGCGGGATCCAGTCGCATCTCGTGGATCGGGGCCCCGTCCTGGTAGAAGGTCGCCAGTGGGCGGGGACGATAGAAGCTCAGCTTGTCGCCCGTGAAGAAGACTCGAAGGAGCGCCGAACGGCCCGCGATCAGAGGAACGTCTCCGCCCAGCGTCTGGACCGCCTGCGTCAGATGCACGGCGGACGCTTCGATCTTGACGCTCGTCGGGTTCACCCGCACCCAGGCTCCGGCCTGCATGCTCGCCACTTCCGCGGCCACCCGCGTCTCACGACCGCCCTCGAGGCCGATGACCTCGCCGTCCGCATCGACCTCGGCGACCGACGGATCGGACACGGACCAGCGCGGCGGCGCCCACGCCGGTACCCGGTCGAAAGCCGCGCCGCCCTCGTCCAATACCCGAAACTGATACCGAACGGCCTCGCCTTCGAGGATGACGGCGTCGGCGGGAAGGAGCTCGAGCGAGGCCGGGACGCGCTCGGGTTGCGATGCCAGATCGCTGCAGCCGGCCGCCGCGAGGATCGCGAGTAGAAATCGCCTGTTCACGCTGGTCACGTTGTTCTCTTGCCGCGGCACAGGCAAGCCGGACGCGAGGCGCCGCGCGACGTCACGCGGCCGGGGCGCTCATCTGATTCAATCCCGCGGCGATGAACGTCCACTGCAGCGTCATCTGGTCGCGCACCGGCATGGGGACAAGCCCGTGTCTTGCCGCATCGGCGGAGACGGCGTCCGGCGCGCCCCCCACGGTAAGCTCGCTCCTCCAGCCGTCCAGCCGTCTCTTCCAGCGTTCGGCGGCCGGATCCGGCGGGCCCGGCCTTTCTCCCACGCCGGGGAGGATGAAGAGCGGCATCTCCGAGACGAGGGTCAGCGTGTCGTGGCCGAAGGAGCGCAGCGTTTCCATCGAACTCGGCCAGAAGCGGGACGCCGTCGCCGAGTCGTCGAGGGCCTCGAAGTGCGCGGCCATGAGTTTCGAGTCGGGCCGTGAGGCGAACCCCCGCTCGAAGCGAAAAAAGCCCTTCTCTCCGTGACGCTCGACGTCGTGCAGCGAGTAGCCGAGAGCCTCTGCGCGCTGCCGGCATGAGGCCTTCAACGCTTCGCATCGATCCTCCCAGGCGCGATCGATGAGGAAGAAGGGACCGGCGGCGAAGCCCATACCGTGCAGGGAGGCGTGCAGCGCGAACGGTCGATCGCAGGTCCGCCACCAGTCGTACGCCGCCCGATTCTCGGGCCGCGCTCCGGGATCGGCCTCGTCGCGCGGAAAACCGAACTCGATGTCGTCGCCCGGCAGTTCCCGCACCTTGCCCGCCAGGTATCGCCCGAGGTCGTACGCCTTCGCATCGGGATCCTGCCACGGGGCGTTACGGATCGCGCCGTCGGGGTTGATGTGCGGGATGATCCACCACTGGTAACGGGTGAGCATTGAATCCTCCGCGTCGAGTCCCGCCAGATAGCCGGCGAGACGACGCAGGAGCCGCGGCCCCACCGGTTCGTCGGCGTGGCAGCCGCCGAGCAGACTCACGGCCTCGGGTCCCCGCCCGAAGCGGAACCCCACAACCGGCCGCCCCTCGCGCGACGACCCGAGCACGCGCCCGGAAGCCGCGGAAATGTCCGGTGAAGCCATGATCCGGTCGAACCGTCCCGTCAGCGGGGTCTCGATGGATTCTCCTTGCCGGCCGGCTGATTCGGGTCGCGGTTCCCGGTCGCGCCGGGGTTGGGCGGTTTCCTCCGTCACCCTATATTGGGTTCCCCTTCGCGTCACCTCGCGGCGGGACTACGCCGGAAACCGGAGTCCGCTCGAAGATGATGGACATCCTGACCCCGATCGTCGTGCTGGGGCTGCTGTTGGCCGCGTCGGCGGGTTTTGTCGTCGGCTCGTGGTTCCGTGGCCGACAG
The DNA window shown above is from Candidatus Palauibacter polyketidifaciens and carries:
- a CDS encoding M66 family metalloprotease, producing the protein MTSVNRRFLLAILAAAGCSDLASQPERVPASLELLPADAVILEGEAVRYQFRVLDEGGAAFDRVPAWAPPRWSVSDPSVAEVDADGEVIGLEGGRETRVAAEVASMQAGAWVRVNPTSVKIEASAVHLTQAVQTLGGDVPLIAGRSALLRVFFTGDKLSFYRPRPLATFYQDGAPIHEMRLDPAVDRIPTEPEEGRLDRSFNVVVPGLVVQPRVELVVELDPDGAVPAVSGSDRRVPAEGRLRLDVLTVPPMELTVVPVVHSADSEAILTWVEGITETSPGMEFVRSILPIGELELTVNEPYRTTADLGTVAGWLGLLREISVLRLTERRSDYYYAAVAAPPNAPLKGLGYIGLPIGVGIPDVDTFAHELGHNMGLRHAPCGLAVNPDPDFPYEDGSIGVFGYETRGGNTQMVDPAEYWDLMTYCDPSWISDYHFIKAMEFRREHESLVLRSVDPEPTLLLWGNAGTPDLLLEPAFVLDAPPKLPAREGPYRLEGFDAAGRPLFSFPFTPDELEYGGGQFAFAIPYDDRWGGPEGLDHVRLSGPDGSVTVERSGSRRASLVMDPDTGRLRGILRGREAPPPWADDMEIVASDGVPLVRVSGPRQ
- a CDS encoding M14 family zinc carboxypeptidase, with the protein product MASPDISAASGRVLGSSREGRPVVGFRFGRGPEAVSLLGGCHADEPVGPRLLRRLAGYLAGLDAEDSMLTRYQWWIIPHINPDGAIRNAPWQDPDAKAYDLGRYLAGKVRELPGDDIEFGFPRDEADPGARPENRAAYDWWRTCDRPFALHASLHGMGFAAGPFFLIDRAWEDRCEALKASCRQRAEALGYSLHDVERHGEKGFFRFERGFASRPDSKLMAAHFEALDDSATASRFWPSSMETLRSFGHDTLTLVSEMPLFILPGVGERPGPPDPAAERWKRRLDGWRSELTVGGAPDAVSADAARHGLVPMPVRDQMTLQWTFIAAGLNQMSAPAA